The Nitrospirota bacterium nucleotide sequence AGGACATGGACTGAATTATTTTAATGTCGGAAAGGTGGCTGAGATAGAAGGACTAAGAGGACTATATATAGGACATAGCATCGTTTCGAGGGCTGTTTTAGTTGGAATAGAAAGGGCTGTAAGAGAGATGAAGGCTCTGATAGAAAGCACTGTAAGATGATATACGGCATTGGCATAGACCTCGTAAAGATTCAGAGACTAAAAGAGGTTGTCGAAAAATGGGACAGGAGGTTTCTGGAGAAGGTCTATACAGACTCTGAGATAGCCTACTCATATGAAAAGAAAGACCCATATCTTTCGCTTGCAGTAAGGTTTGCCGCTAAAGAAGCCCTTATAAAGGCAATAGGCTTTGAGATGCCTGTTTCGCCAAAGGATATAGAGGTAGTGAATCTAACGGGTGGAAAGCCTTCTTTGAAGATAAGCGGAAAACTAAAGAGATTCTTCGATGAAAAAGGCATTCGGAATGCCCATCTCAGTTTAAGCCACGAGAAGGAATATGGCGTTGCATGTGTTATAGTAGAGGGATAATGGAAAAAATCGTTAAGATAGCGTTTGTGCTTATTGCTGTTTTTTTATCCACAGATAGTTTTGGGGAGCAGACGATAGTCATTGGTTTCGATGGTAATCCTGACCCTAAAGGCGTGCCTTCTGGCTGGGAGCTTAAGGAGAAAAAAGGCAAGGCAGACTTTAAAGTCCTTACAGAGGGTGAAGAAAAGGTCATTTTCATGAAAAGCGTCGTTTCCTCTTTCTCTCTTCAAAAAGACATAAAAATAAACCTGAAGGAGTATCCGTATCTCACATTCAGGTGGAAGGTAGTCAAGCTTCCCGATGGAGGAGATGTGAGAAAGGGCAAGACAAATGACCAGGCACTTCAGACCATGATTGCATTTGAGGAAGGAAAGATATTGAGTTATATATGGGATACAACTGCGCCTCAAGGCACAGTGTCAGAGGAGTCTGTCCCATGGCCTATAAGTCTTCAAATCAAAGTCCTTACGCTAAAGTCAGGCACTCAGGAGCTTGGACAATGGGTTACCATCACAAGAAATGTGTATGAGGACTTCAACAGACTCTTTGGGGAAGAACCGCCTCCTATCGAAGGCATAAGGGTGCAGATTAATTCACAGCACACAAGAAGCACTGCTGAGAGCTATTTCGGAAAAATGCTATTTAGGAAAACAAAGGACTAAAAACATGAGACAGTCAAAGGGTATAATCCTTGCAGTAGCTTTCCTTGCCTTATTCATGGTAACTGCATTGGCTATTGGACAGGAAAAGACATTCTCGATTAAAGGAAAAGTAAAAGACAAAAGAGGCTATCCTATCTCAGGTATAAATGTAGTTATCTCAGGTGCAGAGATTAAAAAATCAGCTGTAACAGACTCTAAAGGGGAATTCGTTTTTAAGGGTCTTGTCTCAGGAAGGTATATAGTGCAGGCATCCAAGAGAGGTTATACCTTTGACCAGATAATGCTAAATCTTAAAGAGGATGTAACGATGGATATAAAGGCTGTAACTTCGCCAAAGGAAAAATAAGCGCCCCCTGGGTGGCTCGAACACCCGACACCAGGTTTAGGAAACCTGTGCTCTATCCTGCTGAGCTAAGGGGGCTAAATGATATTATACAACAAATCGGAAACTGCCTTATATGATAATCCCTGTCCGTAATCCGTAGCCAAATGCCCATAGAGATTCTTTATGTGTCATTCTGGCTTGTCCAGAATCTTTCTTTCGATTCCGAACAAGTCGGAACGATTCCCGACGAGCGGGAATGACAAAACTGTGGGTCATTGCGAGCACCCTGAGCTTGTCGAAGGGTCGAAAGGTCGAAGGGTCGAAGGGTGCCCTCAATGACATTTTCTATCGGCAACCTATGGGATTGCTCCGACAGTTTTTATGGACAAGTAAGTGTGTGGCAAGCATTGCAGATCTTATCCGGAGCGCTATTGCAGCCACTACTAACGAGGAATTTACAGGAAACACCCCCGTTTTCAAAGTAAAGGTGTGGGTCATGGCATGAAGAGCACTGAACCCCATAGTTATATCCTGTCTTATACCTGCCTACAGGGGATTCGTCTTTACCTCTGGCTATACCCGGAAGGTCTCTAAATTTTTGTTTAGTAGGTCTTAAAAGCACATCCGGATTTGCAAGGGCATCACCCACGGTCTGCCACGGGTATTTAATCCTAAACTTTTCCGTTAACGTGCAGTTGGCTATTGACTCAGCTATAAGCTGGTCATTCATTGGAACAGAATATATATGGTGGCTTGGGTTTGTTCCTAAAAAACCCGAACATGCATTTGTCATGCTCTGCTCGTTTGTGTCAAGACATGTGCCTGTCGTTTTCATC carries:
- the acpS gene encoding holo-ACP synthase → MIYGIGIDLVKIQRLKEVVEKWDRRFLEKVYTDSEIAYSYEKKDPYLSLAVRFAAKEALIKAIGFEMPVSPKDIEVVNLTGGKPSLKISGKLKRFFDEKGIRNAHLSLSHEKEYGVACVIVEG
- a CDS encoding DUF3047 domain-containing protein, which encodes MEKIVKIAFVLIAVFLSTDSFGEQTIVIGFDGNPDPKGVPSGWELKEKKGKADFKVLTEGEEKVIFMKSVVSSFSLQKDIKINLKEYPYLTFRWKVVKLPDGGDVRKGKTNDQALQTMIAFEEGKILSYIWDTTAPQGTVSEESVPWPISLQIKVLTLKSGTQELGQWVTITRNVYEDFNRLFGEEPPPIEGIRVQINSQHTRSTAESYFGKMLFRKTKD
- a CDS encoding carboxypeptidase regulatory-like domain-containing protein; translation: MRQSKGIILAVAFLALFMVTALAIGQEKTFSIKGKVKDKRGYPISGINVVISGAEIKKSAVTDSKGEFVFKGLVSGRYIVQASKRGYTFDQIMLNLKEDVTMDIKAVTSPKEK